A single Petrotoga sp. 9PWA.NaAc.5.4 DNA region contains:
- a CDS encoding carbohydrate ABC transporter permease, translating to MAVQRKRARAGFFIILPSLIFIGIFVYYFIFLTIKTSTSNWNSFAALVRGEYQFVGLRNYQRLFMDPRFQTDLWNTLFFTLFFLAGCIILGLFLANIIDKKLKGSSFFQNLFLFPMAISYVVTGTVWGWIFAPGNLPTDPQGINLLLQNLGLTNLQWMWYTSTQSLGKFNLALIPVIIAATWQMSGYVMAMYLAGLRAIPEEMIEAAQVDGASGTQIFWGIKMPMLRPITLSAMIVIGHMSLKIFDLIYAMTGSGPNNVTDMPAIYMFEQMFRSNRYAIASAIAIIMLVMVAAVIIPYLYSSFRGER from the coding sequence ATGGCTGTTCAAAGAAAAAGAGCAAGGGCAGGATTCTTCATTATTCTACCTTCTCTTATATTTATAGGTATATTTGTTTATTATTTTATCTTTCTAACTATTAAAACATCAACTTCGAATTGGAACAGTTTTGCTGCGTTGGTAAGGGGAGAATATCAATTTGTTGGATTACGAAATTACCAAAGACTTTTTATGGATCCAAGATTTCAAACTGACCTTTGGAATACGCTTTTTTTTACATTATTCTTTTTAGCAGGGTGCATAATATTAGGTTTATTCCTTGCAAATATTATTGATAAAAAATTAAAAGGATCAAGTTTTTTTCAAAATCTCTTCTTATTTCCTATGGCAATTTCGTATGTTGTTACTGGAACAGTTTGGGGATGGATATTTGCTCCAGGAAATCTACCTACTGATCCACAAGGCATAAATCTCCTGTTACAAAATCTTGGTTTAACAAATTTGCAATGGATGTGGTATACAAGTACCCAATCCCTCGGAAAATTTAACTTAGCACTTATTCCAGTGATAATTGCGGCAACTTGGCAAATGTCAGGTTATGTTATGGCTATGTATCTTGCTGGTTTAAGAGCAATTCCTGAAGAAATGATAGAAGCTGCCCAAGTTGATGGTGCAAGTGGAACACAAATCTTTTGGGGAATAAAAATGCCTATGTTAAGGCCAATTACTTTAAGTGCGATGATCGTAATAGGCCATATGTCTCTTAAAATATTTGATCTAATATATGCTATGACAGGAAGTGGACCAAACAATGTTACGGATATGCCAGCCATATACATGTTTGAACAAATGTTTAGATCGAATAGATATGCCATAGCTTCAGCAATAGCAATAATAATGTTAGTTATGGTAGCAGCAGTTATTATACCATATCTATACAGTTCTTTTAGGGGGGAGAGATAA
- a CDS encoding Fur family transcriptional regulator, with product MENIYDKGNIAKILKNYNIKETPNRIKVAYELLNSSNHLTINDIHEKLLKKGQRISFTSIYNIVKLFESAGLVKELKTNDKIHYDSNTLPHIHFICEKCQNIWDLNIQENTDWKELLESNLPNYKLGSVEITLHGICENCSKNQNINV from the coding sequence ATGGAGAATATTTATGATAAAGGGAATATAGCAAAAATTTTAAAAAATTATAATATTAAAGAAACTCCGAATAGAATAAAAGTAGCTTATGAACTACTTAATTCTTCAAATCATCTTACAATAAACGACATTCATGAAAAACTTTTAAAAAAAGGGCAGAGAATATCTTTTACTTCTATATACAATATAGTAAAACTTTTTGAAAGTGCTGGATTAGTAAAAGAATTAAAAACTAACGACAAAATACATTATGACTCTAATACTTTGCCGCACATACATTTCATATGTGAAAAATGTCAAAATATATGGGACTTAAACATTCAAGAAAATACTGATTGGAAAGAATTGCTGGAAAGCAACTTACCAAATTACAAATTGGGAAGTGTAGAAATTACTTTGCATGGAATATGCGAAAATTGCTCAAAAAATCAGAATATTAATGTTTAA
- a CDS encoding extracellular solute-binding protein: protein MKKLVSLVLLSVLSFTVIFAQSGRLEIFSWWTGGGEEAALLATIKDFNSLYPNIEVINATVAGGAGTNAKAVLKTRMLGGNPPDTFQVHAGWELTDTYVIPGLMEPLTDALILWGVYDKFPSGLIDIVSYNGEVYSIPLTVHRSNVIFYNKKLFKEIGLTKEPETWQEFIDALNKAKAAGYIPLAMGDKEKWEAGQIVENLMVAEFGSQDYNALFNGELSFNDKRLDNALQKMVQLMDYVNVDHAALAWQEAARLLYDNKAVFNLMGDWAEGYFKELGWKPGEDFGWFELPGTQTVFVLISDTFGLPKKAPHRENALIFLEYLASKRAQEIFNPIKGSIPARIDADPGDDPYLIETAEDFRKLAISPSIVHGSAAPEAFVTSFNDAVNALVTTKNISQAKRMILWAAEDVGLLTD, encoded by the coding sequence ATGAAAAAGTTAGTTAGCTTAGTACTTTTAAGTGTATTAAGTTTCACGGTAATATTTGCTCAAAGTGGACGATTAGAAATATTCAGCTGGTGGACAGGCGGTGGTGAAGAAGCTGCATTACTTGCAACAATAAAAGACTTCAATTCCTTATATCCTAACATTGAAGTTATTAATGCAACTGTAGCTGGAGGAGCTGGAACAAATGCAAAAGCAGTTTTGAAAACAAGGATGCTTGGAGGAAACCCTCCAGACACATTTCAAGTACACGCGGGTTGGGAACTAACTGATACATATGTCATTCCTGGACTCATGGAACCTTTAACGGACGCATTAATTTTATGGGGTGTTTATGACAAGTTTCCATCAGGTTTAATAGATATAGTAAGTTACAATGGTGAAGTATATTCGATTCCCTTAACAGTTCATAGAAGTAATGTTATCTTTTACAACAAAAAACTATTTAAAGAAATTGGTTTAACTAAAGAACCAGAAACTTGGCAGGAATTCATCGACGCTTTGAATAAAGCGAAAGCCGCAGGATACATACCTTTAGCTATGGGTGATAAGGAAAAATGGGAAGCTGGACAAATTGTAGAAAATCTTATGGTTGCTGAATTCGGTTCCCAGGATTATAATGCACTTTTTAATGGGGAACTTTCCTTTAACGATAAAAGATTAGACAACGCACTACAAAAGATGGTACAACTAATGGACTATGTTAACGTTGATCACGCTGCCTTAGCATGGCAAGAAGCTGCAAGACTTTTGTATGATAACAAAGCAGTTTTCAATTTAATGGGAGACTGGGCTGAAGGTTATTTCAAAGAATTAGGATGGAAACCTGGAGAAGATTTTGGATGGTTTGAACTTCCAGGGACACAAACCGTATTTGTATTAATATCAGACACATTTGGATTACCCAAAAAGGCACCTCACAGAGAAAATGCTTTAATATTCTTAGAATATTTGGCTTCTAAAAGAGCTCAAGAAATATTCAATCCAATTAAAGGTTCAATTCCAGCAAGAATAGATGCAGATCCGGGAGATGATCCATATCTAATAGAAACTGCAGAAGACTTTAGAAAATTAGCTATTAGCCCTTCAATAGTTCATGGTTCAGCAGCGCCAGAAGCGTTTGTAACTTCCTTCAATGATGCGGTTAATGCTTTAGTTACAACAAAAAATATATCTCAAGCAAAACGAATGATTTTGTGGGCAGCTGAAGATGTAGGATTATTAACAGATTAA
- the hslU gene encoding ATP-dependent protease ATPase subunit HslU gives MKNKNELTPKKVVEELNKYIIGQDEAKRQVAIALRNRIRRLALDEDIRKDVIPKNILMIGPTGVGKTEIARRLAEIANAPFAKFEATRFTEVGYVGKNVESMVRELVDISMNMVRKEMMEEVKDKAQKAVEERIAEALVPPEKKYRQQQASFMDMFQMLNQGNQYSREKPIEEDESVIRRRQEILEKLRNKELEDVEIEIEVEEQSAPMFAGLGPEFEDMGIQFGEMFQNLMPKKKKRRRMKISEARRVLEPIEAEKFIDQDKLVQEGLNRAENSGIIFIDEVDKVTSKGGSSSGPDVSREGVQRDLLPIVEGTTILTKYGSIKTDYILFIAAGAFSESKPSDLIPELQGRFPIRAELSDLTKEDFVRILTQPKNAILKQYKYLLQTDGVNIEFTEDGIERMADIAFELNEKVENIGARRLYTIVEKVLEEVSYEAPASGEWELKIDKNYVDLRLNKIFGDEDLREYIL, from the coding sequence ATGAAAAATAAAAATGAATTAACTCCAAAGAAGGTTGTTGAAGAGTTAAATAAGTATATAATTGGTCAAGATGAAGCAAAAAGGCAAGTAGCTATTGCTTTAAGAAACAGAATAAGAAGGCTTGCCTTAGATGAAGATATAAGAAAAGACGTTATACCCAAAAATATTTTGATGATAGGTCCTACAGGTGTAGGTAAAACAGAAATTGCTAGAAGGTTAGCAGAAATCGCAAATGCACCTTTTGCTAAATTTGAAGCTACAAGGTTTACAGAAGTTGGATATGTTGGAAAGAATGTTGAAAGTATGGTTAGAGAATTGGTAGACATTTCTATGAATATGGTAAGAAAAGAAATGATGGAAGAAGTAAAAGATAAAGCGCAAAAAGCTGTAGAAGAAAGAATTGCCGAAGCTTTAGTTCCTCCAGAAAAGAAGTACCGGCAACAGCAGGCATCATTTATGGATATGTTTCAAATGCTCAATCAAGGAAATCAATATAGTCGTGAAAAACCGATAGAAGAAGATGAATCAGTAATAAGAAGAAGACAAGAAATTTTAGAAAAACTGCGTAATAAAGAATTAGAAGATGTGGAAATAGAAATAGAAGTTGAAGAACAGTCTGCTCCAATGTTTGCTGGATTAGGACCAGAATTTGAAGATATGGGTATACAATTTGGTGAAATGTTTCAGAATTTGATGCCAAAAAAGAAAAAAAGAAGACGCATGAAGATTTCGGAAGCAAGAAGAGTTTTGGAACCTATAGAAGCAGAAAAATTTATTGACCAAGATAAACTTGTTCAGGAAGGGTTAAATAGAGCTGAAAATAGTGGAATAATTTTTATAGATGAAGTAGACAAGGTAACTTCTAAAGGAGGAAGCTCTTCAGGACCTGATGTATCAAGAGAAGGTGTGCAAAGAGATTTATTGCCAATAGTTGAAGGAACAACTATATTAACAAAGTATGGTAGCATAAAAACCGATTATATTCTTTTCATTGCTGCAGGTGCATTTAGTGAATCAAAACCTTCAGATTTGATTCCAGAGTTGCAAGGAAGGTTTCCTATAAGAGCTGAATTGTCTGATTTAACAAAAGAAGATTTTGTAAGAATTTTAACTCAACCAAAGAACGCTATTTTAAAGCAATATAAGTATTTGTTGCAAACCGATGGAGTTAATATTGAGTTTACAGAGGATGGTATAGAAAGAATGGCAGATATTGCTTTTGAATTAAATGAAAAAGTTGAAAACATAGGGGCAAGAAGGTTATATACAATTGTGGAAAAGGTGTTAGAAGAGGTTTCGTATGAAGCTCCCGCAAGTGGAGAGTGGGAATTAAAAATTGATAAAAATTATGTGGACCTTAGATTGAACAAAATTTTTGGAGATGAAGATCTTAGAGAATATATTTTGTAA
- a CDS encoding TrkH family potassium uptake protein produces MPSYRHFLALKYKTIFRNTGNITIGLSVLIFVVGLSAFFYDSYYEFFPFLNTAFLTFVIGWLFRSLGKKGRRKELTMQDAVVTVFFVWTLSIFLSSLPFVFSGLLNIHQAIFESTSGWTTTGLSMFEDVEKLPRSILIWRSVMQYVGGAGFAIITVVIAGPLGVGIYQAEGRTDNLVPNIRESAKIITRIYLTWAIIGLLLLILVGKLPFFDAFNHTLTALATGGFSTKNASIGAFNSLSVEIIIMLLMIMGSTGFGVHYAGLLMVRKIARYRKDYREGKISSLDFKEKIKSEPFFKNPEPKVMFMILIIAFIVIFIFTTFPLYGIKDGIIHSAFQSVTALTGTGFSTVSFNNWNYFGLLILTILMTLGGMMDSTSGGLKLYRVYIAFKLIANQISEFFKPTGSTFYIEVYKGVSRKKIDLEAIRNVVVVFTMYFLTYFIGVFILLIYGYPLDQALFEYASTLSAVGLSTGITSANAPLVVIWTQTLGMYLGRLEFFVIIDAVIKVMKDLREFL; encoded by the coding sequence GTGCCATCTTACAGACATTTTTTGGCGCTAAAATACAAAACAATATTTAGAAATACCGGAAATATTACTATAGGTTTATCTGTTTTGATATTTGTGGTTGGCTTGAGTGCATTTTTCTATGATAGTTACTATGAATTTTTTCCTTTTTTGAATACAGCTTTTTTAACGTTTGTTATAGGTTGGCTTTTTAGAAGCTTAGGTAAAAAAGGTAGAAGGAAAGAACTAACAATGCAAGATGCGGTTGTTACTGTCTTTTTCGTATGGACTTTATCTATTTTTTTATCTTCTTTACCTTTTGTATTTTCTGGGCTTCTCAATATTCATCAAGCTATTTTTGAATCTACAAGCGGTTGGACAACAACCGGGCTTTCGATGTTTGAGGATGTTGAGAAATTACCTCGATCTATATTAATTTGGAGATCTGTTATGCAATATGTAGGTGGAGCAGGCTTTGCTATAATAACTGTTGTTATAGCAGGCCCATTAGGAGTAGGTATATATCAAGCAGAAGGAAGGACGGATAACTTAGTTCCCAATATTAGAGAATCTGCTAAAATTATAACTCGTATATATTTAACATGGGCTATAATTGGACTTTTACTTTTAATATTAGTCGGTAAACTTCCATTTTTTGATGCATTTAATCATACTTTAACGGCTTTAGCGACAGGAGGTTTTTCTACTAAAAATGCAAGTATTGGTGCTTTTAATAGTTTAAGTGTTGAAATAATTATTATGCTTTTAATGATAATGGGTAGTACCGGTTTCGGTGTACATTATGCGGGCTTATTGATGGTAAGAAAAATTGCGCGATATAGAAAGGATTATAGAGAAGGTAAGATTAGCTCACTGGATTTTAAAGAAAAGATAAAATCCGAACCTTTCTTTAAAAATCCAGAACCTAAAGTAATGTTTATGATTTTGATCATAGCTTTTATAGTTATTTTTATTTTCACAACCTTCCCGCTATATGGCATTAAAGATGGAATAATACATTCAGCTTTCCAGAGCGTTACAGCTTTAACAGGAACAGGATTTTCGACAGTTTCTTTTAACAACTGGAACTACTTTGGGTTATTAATTCTGACAATACTAATGACTCTTGGTGGCATGATGGACTCCACTTCTGGAGGATTAAAACTATATCGAGTATATATAGCTTTTAAATTAATTGCAAACCAAATTTCAGAATTTTTTAAACCCACTGGTTCTACTTTTTACATAGAAGTTTACAAAGGCGTCTCAAGAAAAAAAATAGACCTTGAAGCTATTAGAAATGTGGTGGTTGTGTTTACAATGTATTTTCTTACCTACTTTATAGGAGTTTTTATCTTACTTATTTATGGTTATCCTTTAGATCAAGCTTTGTTTGAATATGCTTCTACTCTTTCTGCAGTTGGCCTTTCAACAGGTATTACCTCTGCAAATGCCCCTCTTGTTGTAATTTGGACACAAACATTGGGAATGTATTTAGGACGTTTGGAATTTTTTGTAATTATTGATGCTGTTATTAAAGTTATGAAAGATTTAAGAGAATTTCTATAA
- a CDS encoding ComF family protein, giving the protein MLCRKCIKKIYAPSITDGAYKIYHYGKYEYPLSKIITEFKYHSHPKIANTFGELLSKWFLSLNFPELSYSVSYVPSNYLSKYEKGFTPAKLIAESFSQLLGFPLIQLFESKAFRRQAQLNVKERTKNMKNKIKLTGTPTPYLIIIDDVYTTGSTMNEIENLVKNKCEILVCLTVARTIHR; this is encoded by the coding sequence ATGTTGTGCAGAAAGTGTATAAAAAAGATATATGCTCCTTCCATTACAGATGGAGCGTATAAAATTTATCATTATGGTAAATATGAATACCCTCTATCAAAAATAATTACCGAATTTAAATATCATTCACATCCTAAAATAGCTAATACGTTTGGTGAACTATTATCAAAATGGTTTTTAAGTTTAAACTTTCCCGAACTATCTTATTCTGTTTCTTATGTACCATCTAATTATCTTAGTAAATACGAAAAGGGTTTTACTCCAGCTAAACTAATTGCTGAAAGTTTTTCACAACTTTTAGGATTTCCACTAATTCAGCTATTTGAATCAAAGGCGTTCAGAAGGCAGGCTCAACTCAATGTCAAAGAAAGAACAAAAAATATGAAGAATAAAATTAAGTTAACGGGAACTCCTACACCTTATCTAATAATTATAGATGATGTCTACACAACAGGATCTACTATGAATGAAATAGAGAATTTAGTTAAAAATAAGTGCGAAATTCTCGTATGTTTAACTGTAGCTCGCACGATTCATAGATAA
- a CDS encoding carbohydrate ABC transporter permease, which translates to MVIYYIILAIFTIFYILPFYVTLSTSFKPFEEVSIANMWKLPNKVSFDGFKQAFIRLSPNLKNSLYLTIPATLISAMIGSINGFALSKLKFRYSNLIFALILFGMFIPYQSVLFPLIQFFQTIGLYGTIPALIITHVIYGIPITTLMFKNYYEEIPNELVEAASVDGANIWQSYTKILLPISIPGFVVVIIWQFTNIWNEFLFAVTITSDPTKQPITVALVNLAGSQIVEWNVQMAGALLAALPTLIVYIILGRYFVRGLLAGSVKG; encoded by the coding sequence ATGGTCATATATTATATAATACTTGCAATATTTACAATCTTTTATATACTTCCTTTTTATGTAACTCTAAGTACATCTTTCAAACCTTTTGAAGAAGTATCCATTGCTAATATGTGGAAATTACCAAATAAAGTATCTTTTGATGGTTTCAAGCAAGCTTTTATAAGGCTCAGTCCAAATCTTAAAAACAGCCTTTACTTAACTATTCCCGCTACTTTAATTTCAGCAATGATAGGTTCAATAAATGGTTTTGCATTATCTAAATTAAAATTTAGATATTCCAATTTAATTTTTGCATTAATCTTATTTGGTATGTTTATACCTTATCAAAGCGTTTTGTTCCCATTGATACAGTTTTTTCAAACAATAGGATTGTATGGAACGATACCTGCTTTAATAATTACTCATGTTATATATGGAATACCGATTACAACTTTGATGTTCAAAAATTATTATGAAGAAATACCCAATGAGTTAGTGGAAGCAGCATCGGTTGATGGAGCAAATATATGGCAGTCCTATACAAAAATTCTTCTTCCAATATCAATACCAGGATTTGTAGTAGTAATAATATGGCAATTTACCAATATCTGGAATGAATTCTTGTTTGCTGTAACTATAACAAGTGATCCTACAAAACAGCCTATAACAGTCGCTTTAGTAAATTTAGCGGGTAGTCAAATCGTAGAATGGAACGTGCAAATGGCAGGAGCTTTGTTAGCCGCTCTACCTACGTTGATAGTGTATATTATCTTGGGAAGATATTTTGTAAGAGGATTACTCGCAGGTTCCGTTAAAGGATAA
- the pfkA gene encoding 6-phosphofructokinase, with amino-acid sequence MKRIGIITSGGDAPGMNAAIRSVTRSAVVEGIEVYGFLRGFAGILDKEYKKLSYSDVGGIMERGGTILRTSRVPEFKVPEVRKKAADILKELGVDALVIIGGEGSLTGGKLLVEEQGIPVVGIPGSIDNDIAYTDMCIGVDTCLNTVIDAMQKLKDTASSHERAFIVEVMGRTSGYIALMAGLAVGAEAIIIPEVPIDYDSLAEKMWDERKRGKINSIVVVAEGSASAYTVARHLENKIGFETRITILGHVQRGGSPSAFDRILASRIGHEAVRTLLDGDYNVMIGLSRNDMARVSLEKVLSEKKSIDMNIVKLANVLS; translated from the coding sequence ATAAAAAGGATAGGAATTATAACCAGTGGAGGAGATGCCCCTGGTATGAATGCTGCTATTAGATCTGTGACTCGAAGCGCCGTTGTTGAGGGTATAGAAGTTTATGGATTTTTAAGAGGTTTTGCTGGAATTTTAGACAAGGAATATAAAAAGCTTTCTTATTCGGATGTGGGTGGAATTATGGAACGTGGCGGAACAATTTTAAGAACTTCCAGAGTGCCCGAATTTAAGGTACCAGAAGTAAGAAAAAAAGCAGCGGATATATTAAAAGAATTAGGTGTCGATGCTTTAGTAATAATTGGTGGGGAAGGGAGTTTAACAGGCGGTAAATTATTGGTAGAAGAACAAGGAATACCAGTTGTTGGGATTCCTGGTTCCATAGATAATGATATTGCTTATACCGATATGTGTATAGGAGTTGATACTTGTTTAAATACAGTTATTGATGCTATGCAAAAGCTAAAAGATACGGCTTCTTCTCATGAAAGAGCTTTTATAGTTGAAGTTATGGGAAGAACGTCTGGATACATTGCATTGATGGCGGGACTCGCTGTGGGTGCCGAAGCAATTATCATTCCTGAGGTTCCAATTGATTACGATTCTTTGGCAGAAAAGATGTGGGACGAAAGGAAAAGAGGAAAAATTAATTCTATTGTAGTTGTTGCTGAAGGGTCTGCAAGTGCTTATACCGTTGCAAGACATTTAGAAAACAAAATAGGTTTTGAAACAAGAATAACTATTTTGGGGCATGTTCAAAGGGGAGGTTCTCCTTCGGCTTTTGATAGAATTTTAGCTTCAAGAATCGGTCATGAAGCGGTGAGAACTCTTTTAGATGGAGATTATAATGTTATGATCGGACTTAGTAGAAATGATATGGCAAGGGTAAGTTTAGAGAAGGTTTTATCTGAAAAAAAGTCTATCGATATGAATATCGTTAAATTAGCTAACGTTCTTTCGTAA
- the pyk gene encoding pyruvate kinase, with product MSDNIENKKTRIVCTIGPSTDSEEMLKKLISNGMNVARLNTSHDSIQEHERRVMLLKKVRKEMNVPLAILLDLEGPKIRTGNFETDQVLLEEGKQFILTTEDIIGNAERVSINYKELPKEVKSGVIILLDDGKIKLEVLKVDGKEITTKILVGGYITHHRGINVPGVDISLPPLTQKDKDYLVKAMEWDIDYIAQSFVRKPEDIIKTKRVLTEMGIPDLPIIAKIETLQAIDNLEAIIEEADGVMVARGDLGVEAPVEQIPLLQKRIIEIANTMAKPVITATQMLETMINNPFPTRAEATDIANAILDGTDAVMLSGETSIGKYPAEAVKVMSKVALETEKYLDDYSYKFEYSTYGGGDPSTNAISLSAIKVAEQLGINVIVATTYSGYTARAISRFRRNIKIIAASPRQVIYNRLALVWGVTPVIMQKFTDTDTMLENVTNIVKSLNFGVSGENIVITAGIPYGFSSKTNLLKIHEI from the coding sequence ATGTCCGATAATATTGAAAATAAAAAAACAAGAATTGTTTGTACAATAGGTCCATCAACTGATAGTGAAGAAATGTTAAAAAAGTTAATATCTAATGGGATGAATGTCGCCCGGTTAAATACTTCTCACGATAGTATACAAGAACATGAAAGACGGGTTATGCTTTTAAAAAAGGTAAGAAAAGAAATGAACGTACCTTTAGCGATTTTATTGGATTTAGAGGGTCCCAAGATAAGAACAGGTAATTTTGAAACAGACCAGGTACTTCTTGAAGAAGGTAAACAATTTATTTTAACTACAGAAGATATTATTGGTAATGCTGAAAGAGTTAGCATTAATTATAAAGAACTTCCAAAAGAAGTTAAAAGTGGAGTAATAATTTTATTAGATGATGGAAAAATTAAGTTAGAAGTTTTGAAAGTAGATGGGAAAGAAATTACCACAAAAATTTTAGTTGGGGGATATATAACTCATCATAGAGGTATAAATGTCCCTGGTGTTGATATTAGTTTACCACCTTTAACTCAAAAAGACAAAGATTATTTGGTAAAAGCTATGGAATGGGATATAGATTATATTGCCCAATCTTTTGTAAGAAAACCAGAAGATATAATAAAAACAAAAAGGGTTTTAACTGAAATGGGAATCCCTGATTTACCAATAATTGCAAAAATAGAGACTCTTCAGGCAATCGATAACCTTGAAGCTATTATTGAAGAAGCTGATGGGGTTATGGTAGCAAGAGGAGATTTGGGAGTTGAAGCCCCAGTAGAACAAATTCCTTTACTTCAAAAAAGAATTATTGAGATTGCAAACACGATGGCAAAACCTGTTATAACTGCTACTCAAATGCTTGAAACCATGATAAACAATCCATTTCCAACAAGGGCTGAAGCAACTGATATAGCTAATGCAATTTTAGACGGTACCGATGCAGTTATGTTGTCTGGTGAAACTTCTATTGGAAAATATCCTGCCGAAGCAGTTAAAGTTATGAGTAAAGTTGCTCTGGAAACCGAAAAATATTTGGATGATTACTCATATAAATTTGAGTATTCCACTTATGGAGGAGGAGACCCTTCAACAAATGCAATTTCTTTATCTGCGATAAAAGTGGCTGAACAATTAGGGATAAATGTTATAGTTGCAACAACTTATAGTGGGTATACCGCCAGAGCAATATCTCGCTTTAGAAGAAATATTAAAATTATAGCCGCTTCTCCAAGGCAGGTTATTTATAATAGATTGGCTTTGGTTTGGGGAGTGACTCCTGTTATTATGCAGAAGTTTACGGATACCGATACAATGTTAGAAAATGTAACTAATATAGTTAAATCGTTGAATTTTGGAGTCTCAGGAGAAAATATAGTAATAACTGCCGGTATTCCATATGGTTTTTCAAGTAAAACTAATCTTTTGAAAATTCATGAAATATAA
- a CDS encoding NAD(P)-binding protein: MRDRKTKFIIIIGCGRLGSELAIKLSKNHNVVVIDKDETSFERLTKRNFIGFTRVVDTNDMAALKDLNIDKADMIYIVTPDDNLNFMLAYGIREINEEIKLAARVNDPLKKAIFIKANVNLFCPIEDSVNQLVEELDKVDEKI, translated from the coding sequence ATGAGAGATCGTAAAACTAAGTTTATAATAATAATTGGTTGTGGTAGATTAGGGTCTGAATTAGCTATAAAATTAAGTAAAAATCACAACGTTGTTGTGATAGATAAAGATGAGACATCATTTGAAAGGCTCACGAAAAGGAATTTTATCGGCTTTACAAGAGTTGTGGATACTAACGATATGGCAGCTTTAAAGGATTTGAACATTGATAAAGCAGATATGATATATATAGTTACGCCTGATGATAATTTGAATTTTATGCTTGCATACGGTATTCGTGAAATAAACGAAGAAATAAAGTTAGCGGCGAGAGTTAATGACCCTTTGAAAAAAGCTATTTTCATAAAAGCTAATGTGAACTTGTTTTGTCCTATTGAAGATTCTGTCAATCAATTAGTCGAAGAGTTAGACAAGGTAGATGAAAAAATATGA
- a CDS encoding TrkA family potassium uptake protein, with the protein MSRIFYIIEGSMLAYSLAKKLLLMGNDVYYISKDKESLEMLDGLKVNFPKLELVREDPTDIKWIENLDLNRKVEAIIVISSDDSLNFVVSWLLRQYYENIKIIALVNAMENEVIFKGINVETLSPTLWMEKLIESSILHEDITDFFNPYVEKLSILELVMNEHDKALGKRLKELKLPENSIIAVIVRKNGDILVPQGETIINTEDRLIILGLKEEVDKVRDILK; encoded by the coding sequence ATGAGTAGAATTTTTTATATTATTGAAGGGAGTATGCTTGCCTATTCTTTGGCTAAAAAACTTTTATTAATGGGAAACGATGTATATTATATAAGTAAAGATAAAGAAAGTCTTGAAATGTTAGATGGATTGAAAGTTAATTTCCCAAAGTTAGAATTAGTTCGTGAAGATCCTACAGATATTAAATGGATAGAGAACCTTGATTTAAACCGAAAAGTGGAAGCAATAATTGTTATTTCATCGGATGATTCATTAAATTTTGTTGTTTCTTGGTTACTAAGGCAGTATTATGAAAATATAAAGATAATTGCTTTAGTCAATGCTATGGAGAATGAAGTTATATTTAAAGGTATAAATGTTGAAACTTTATCACCTACTTTATGGATGGAAAAACTTATAGAATCTTCTATTCTGCATGAAGATATTACTGATTTTTTTAATCCATATGTAGAGAAATTGTCTATATTAGAATTAGTGATGAACGAGCACGATAAAGCTTTAGGAAAAAGATTAAAAGAATTAAAACTTCCAGAAAATTCAATAATAGCTGTAATAGTTCGAAAAAATGGTGACATTTTAGTTCCACAGGGAGAAACCATTATAAATACAGAAGATCGTTTAATTATTTTAGGACTTAAAGAAGAAGTTGATAAAGTTAGGGATATTTTAAAATAG